DNA from Verrucomicrobiia bacterium:
CCAGCGGGCCGGGGAAATCGCCACCGGACTGCACGGCTCGGTGACCTTGGGCGTCGGCCAGTTCTGCACCAATCCGGGCCTCGTGTTCATCGAAGCCGGCGCGGCGGCGCAGGAATGCATCGCCAAGCTCGCTGATCTGATCCGCGGCACCGCGCCAGGCACGATGTTGACGGCGGGACTGTGTGCGGCCTACCGGCAGGGCGTGGAAAAATTCACCCAGACCGCCGGCGTGAAATTGCTGGCCCGCGCGGAGGCCGAGGCCGGTCCGGGCGGCGCCCAGGCCGGGGCCGCGCTGTTCAGCACGACCGCGGAAACCTTCCTGAATCATCACAGCCTGATGGACGAGGTGTTTGGCCCGTCCACGCTGATCGTGGAATGCACCTCCCGCGCGCAGATGCTGGCGGCGGCGCGGCAAATCGAGGGCCAACTGACCGCCACCATTCACGCCACGCCCGAGGAACTCGGCGCCAATCAGGAGCTGGTTGACGTCCTGAGCCAGAAAGCCGGCCGGCTCCTGTTCAACGGTTTTCCCACCGGCGTGGAAGTGGCCCACGCCATGACGCATGGCGGGCCGTATCCCGCGACGTCCGACGGCCGTTCCACGTCCGTGGGCACGCGCGCCATCGAACGCTTTCTGCGGCCGGTCAGCTACCAGAATTTTCCCGACGCCGCGCTGCCGCCGGAATTGCAGGAGGCAAATCCACTGCGTCTCGTGCGGCTGTGCGATGGAAAGATGCAACTCCCGAACGGCTAGCCGCGCGCCTGAATCCAGCGCATCACCTTTTCCGCCAGCTTGTCGAGGGCGATCACGCTGAGGGCCAGGTGCTCCTCCCGCGTGTCCTCAATCTTGTTGTGACTGATGCCGTGCAGGCTTTGCACGAACATCATGACGGTGGGAATGCCGGCCGCCGCGACTTCCGCCGCGTCGTGCAACGGTCCGCTCGGCAGGCGGTGTGAACGGCCGCAGGTTTCCCGGATCGCCTCATCGCACAGTTCGATCAGTTCCGGCGCGAACGGCCGCGGGGCAATCTGCCAGAGACGTTCCCAGGAAACGTCAACCCGGCCCTCCCGGGCGAAGCGTTCACTGGCTGCCTTTGCCTCGGCCAGCATTTGGGCCAGTTGGGCGGCGTCCAGATGGCGCTGATCCAGCGTGATGCGGCATTGTTCCACCACGCTGGTGACAATTCCCGGCTTGGTGCTGCACGAGCCGATGGTGCAGACACCGGCGCCGCTGCGTTCGGCGATGCGGTAAATTTCCGGACTCATCCGGGCCGCCGCCAGAAGCGCATCCTTGCGCCGGTTCATCGGCGTGCTGCCTGAATGCGCCGCCTGGCCGTGGAACGTGATGGCGTGACGTTCCACCCCGAACGTCCCCAGCACGGCGCCCAGCGGCAGGTCCAGATCCAGCAGCACGGGACCTTGCTCGATGTGCAGCTCGAGGTAGGCCGCCGCACCGCGGAGTTCCCGCCCGCTGTCCTTCAAGCGCTCAAAATCAATGCCCACCTGCTTCAGCGCGTCCGGCAGGCGAATGCCGTCCTTGTCCTGAAGCCCGCGCGCTTCCGCCATGTCCAGATGGCCGGAACAGGCGGACGAACCGAACAGGCTTTTGCCAAAGCGCGCCCCTTCCTCGTCTGCCCAATCGACGAGCCGCACGGTGACAGGCGGACGGCCGTGATATTGCGCGTTGAGGCGCCGCAGAATTTCCACGCCTGCCAGCACGTTCAGGCAGCCGTCCAGCCAGCCGCCGTTGGGCACCGAATCCATGTGCCCGCCGATGAGCAGCGCGCGGTCCGACTCCCCGCGCAAGGTGAACCACGTGTTGCCCGCGGCGTCGTCGTGGATTTCGAGCGGCAGTCCCGCGACCTTCTCGCGCAGCCAGGCGCGCGCCCGCACCCACGTGGGTGTGAAGGCGACGCGCTGGGCGCCGTTGGCGTCGGCGGTCAGCGTGCGCAGTTCCTTGAGTTCGGCGATGGTGCGTTCGGGATGAAGCGGAGCGTTCATGCGTCGGCAAGTTTCTAGTGGCGGACCCGTTTGCCGCGGGATTATGCTGCCGCGTTAAATTAAAATTGGGAGGGTAAAGTTATGCCGACGCTGGCCACGACTGTTGATGGCTTGAAACTACCGAACCCGTTTGTGATCGGTTCGGGACCGCCCGGAACCAATCTCAACGTCATCACGAAAGCCTTTCAGGAAGGCTGGGGCGCCGTCATCGCCAAGACGGTCAGCCTTGATGCTGCCAAGGTCATCAACGTGACACCGCGCTACGCCAAGCTCCACTCGGCCGACGGCCAGGAAGTCATCGGCTGGGAAAACATCGAGCTGATCAGCGACCGGCCGTTCAAGCTGTGGGAGGGCGAATTCAAGAAGTGCAAGGATCTGTTCCCCGACCGCGTGCTCATCGCCTCGGTCATGGAGGAATACCGCAAGGACGCGTGGGTGGAAATCATCGAGCGGTGCCAGGCCTGCGGCGTGGACGGCTTCGAGTTGAACTTTTCCTGCCCGCACGGGCTGCCCGAACGCAAGATGGGCGCCGCCATGGGTGAAAACCCCGAAATCCTTCACGAGGTGGTGGGCTGGGTCATGAGCGTCGCGAAGAAGCCCGTCTGGGCAAAGATGACCCCCAACGTGACGCACATCGAAGATCCCAGCCGCGCCGCATTGCAGGCCGGCGCCACGGGTATCAGCGCCATCAACACCATCCGCAGCGTCATGGGTGTGAACCTCGACACCCTGCGGCCCGAGCCCAATGTCGAAGGCTACACGACGCCGGGCGGCTATTCGAGCCGCGCCATCAAACCCATCGCACTCCGCATGGTCATGGAAGCGGCCCAGCTTATCCGGCGGGAATTCCCGGGCCGCTCTCTGTCCGCCATCGGCGGCGTGGAGTCCGGCCACGACGCGGCCGAGTTCATTTTGCTGGGCGCGGACACGGTTCAGGTTTGCACCGGCGTCATGAAATTCGGCTACGCGCACGTGAGGCCGATGTGCGACCAGTTGCTCGCGTTCATGGCGAAACACAACTTTGCCACGCTGGCGGACTTCAAAGGCCGCAGCCTGGATTATTTCACCACCCACGCCGACCTCGTCAGGCGCCAGGCCGAGCGCAAAGCGGCGCAAAAGGCTGCCGCCGGGGGCAAGGCGGTCAGGAGCGACGCCGAATGGACCGGCGACGAGTTCGTGAAACAATCCAACGCGTTGTCGCGTTGAGCCGGACGTCATCCGCCGCGCACACACCGACCCCGGGGAAGCTTATGGCCGCAACACTTGAACCGTGTCCGTTCTTCATCGGCGGCGAATGGGTGCAACCCCGCCTTGCCGGCACGCCCGTTTTCAACCCTTCCGTGGGCGAGGTCATCGCCGAATGTCCCGCCGGCACGGCAGCCGAGGTCAACGCCGCCGTGGAGGCCGCGCAGGCGGCTTTTCCCGCGTGGATGCAGACACCCGTGGTCGAACGGGTGCGGATTCTGGCGAGGTTCAAGATGTTGCTCGAAGAAAACTTTGAAGCCATTGTCCGCTGCAACACGCGGGAACACGGCAAGACACTCGTGGAATCGCGCGGCGACGTGAAGCGCGGCCTGGAGGTCATTGAATTTGCCCTCGGCGTCCCGTCCTTGATGATGGGCGAGGTGCTGGAAAACGTGGCGCGGGGCATTGATTGCGAAGCCATCCGCCAGCCGCTGGGCGTGTGTGCGGGCATCACGCCGTTCAACTTTCCGGCAATGGTGCCGTTGTGGATGTATCCCATCGCCATCGCCTGCGGCAATACGTTCGTCCTCAAGCCGAGCGAAAAGGTTCCGCTCACCGCGCTCAAAATCGCGCGGCTGCTGGAGCAGGCCGGGCTGCCCAAGGGCGTGCTGAACATTGTCCACGGCGGCCGCGAGGTCGTGGACGCCCTGCTCACGCATCCCAAGGTCCGGGCGATTTCCTTCGTTGGTTCCACGCCGATCGCGCGTTACATCTACGAAGTCGGCACCCGGCACGGCAAACGCGTCCAGGCCAACGGCGGCGCCAAGAATTACGTGATCATCATGCCCGATGCCGATGTGGAAAACACCACGCGCGGAGTGATTGAGGCCGCTTTTGGCTGCGCCGGCGAACGGTGCATGGCCGGGTCCACCGCCGTGCTGGTTCGCGGCGCCGAGCAGACCGTTTTGCCCACGCTGGTCGAAGCCACCCAACGCCTCAAGGTCGGCCCGACGGACCGCGACGCCCAGCCGGACATGGGCGCGGTCATCACCCGGCAGCACCGTGACCGCGTGGTGCAACTGATTGAAGCCGGCGTGGCGGAAGGCGCGAAAATTCCAGCGGACGGACGACGGGTGAAGATTCCCGAAGCGCCAAAGGGATTTTATGTGGGCCCAACCATTCTCGATCACGTGGATCACCAGATGACCGTGGCGCGTGAGGAGATTTTCGGCCCCGTGTTGAACGTGATGCACATGGAAGATCTGAACGACGCCATCGACCTGGCGAACCGCTCCTGCTACGGCAACGGGGCGTCCATCTTCACGCGCTCCGGCAAGGCGGCGCGCGAATTCAAGCACCGCGTAAAGGCGGGCATGGTGGGCATCAACATTGGCGTGCCGGCGTCGATGGCGTGGTTCCCGTTCAACGGGTGGGACGAATCCTTCTTTGGCGACCTGCATATGCAGGGCAAGGAGGGCGTGCAGTTCTTCACACAACTGAAGGTGACCACGAGCCGCTGGTTCAGCTACGGCGAAGAGGACATCTGGCACAGAGAAAAGTGACAAGTGATCGGCGATGAGTGACGAGCCGAAACATCGAACGGCGAGCGCCGATGGCAAGGTGCAGAGCTGTCGCGATTTGCTCGTTTGGCAAAAGGGCATTTCGCTCGCGAAGATGATTTGCAGAATTACGGCTGAATTTCCGCCAGAAGAAAAGTTCGGGCTCATTTCGCAAATGCGACGGGCTGCTGTTTCTGTCCCTTCAAACATTGCTGAAGGACAGGCTCGGCACACAAGCGGAGGATTTGTTCAATTTATTTCTCACGCCGAGGGTTCGCTTGCCGAACTCGACACCCAATTAACTCTCGCGGCGGGACTCGGTTTTCTTTCGACGCAAGAATCCCTGCCATGTGCAGATTCCATCCACGAACAGCGGCGCATGCTGAATGGCCTGCGCCGTGTTGTTAGTGGGCAGAAACCTGCTGCCCCAAGCGGCCAGAGATGACAACTTGTCACGCATCACACATCACATGTCACTCCTCATCAAAAACGGTGAAATCGTCACGGCGAGCGAACGCTACGTGGCCGATATCCTCTGCGAGAACGAAACCATCGCGCGCATCGACCGCGGCATCACGCCGCCGAAGGGGGCGGAAGTGATCGACGCGCGGGGCAAATTCGTTTTCCCCGGCTTCATCGACCCGCACGTCCACATTTACCTGCCCTTCATGGGAACGTTCGCCAAGGACGACTACCGCACGGGCAGCCAGGCGGCGCTGGTGGGCGGCACCACGACGCTGATCGAGATGTGCTGCCCGGCCCGTTCGGACGATGCACTGAAGAGCTTCGAGCTTTGGCGGGGCAAGGCCGAGGGCAAATCCGCGTGCGACTTCACGTTCCACATGGGCGTGACAAGATTTGACGCCCGCACAGAGCGGCAGCTGCGTGAAATCGTCCGGCGCGGCATCAGCTCCTTCAAAATCTTTCTCGCTTACAAAGGCGCGTTTGGCATCGACGACACGGAGCTGTATCGCACGCTGAAGCTGGCAAAGGAGCTGGGCGTCATCGTCACGGCGCACTGCGAAAACGAGACGCTCGTGACCGAACGCTGCCGCGAGCTGCTGGCTGCGGGCAAAACCGGCCCGGGTTTCCACGAACCGAGCCGGCCCGTGCAGGTTGAAGCCGAAGGCGTGCATCATTTGATGACCTTTGCCGAACTCACCGGCGCGGCGACCTACATCGTCCACCTCAGTTGCCGGGAAGCCCTGGCCGAAGCCGTCGCCGCGCGGCAACGTGGCGTGCGCGTTGCGGTGGAAACGCTCATCCAATACCTGACGCTCGACAAAACCTACGCCGAGAAGCCGCGCTTCGAGGGCGCCAAGTATGTGATGTCGCCGCCCCTGCGCGACAAATGCAACCAGGACATCCTCTGGCACGGCCTGCGCGACGGGCTCATTCAAACGGTCGCCACCGACCATGCGCCGTTTGATTTCCGGAAGCAAAAGGCGATGGGCAAAAATGATTTCACCAAAATCCCCAACGGCATCCCCTCGCTCGAGGACCGCATCAACCTGCTTTACACCCACGGCGTGAAGGCCGGCCGGATTGACCTGCACACGTTCGTGAATGTCGCCAGCACCCAGGCCGCCAAACTCTTCGGCCTTTTCCCGCGCAAAGGTGCCATCCAACCGGGCGCGGACGCGGACCTCGTCGTTTATGACCCGCGTTACCGCAGCCGAATCTCGGTGAAAACACAGCACATGAATCTTGATTACAGCGCGTTTGAAGGCTGGAAGATTGCGGGCCGGCCCAGCGTGGTGACGGTGCGCGGTCAGATTGCCGTTCGCGATGGGAAGTTTGTCGGCAAGATTGGTCACGGCAAATTCCTCGCGCGCCAACCGGGACATTTCTGAACATGCCTCCCGTGTCAGTTCCATGCGTGGTTCATCGATTTTGCGGTGTCATTTGTCCTTTACCTGGGGCCGCGCAAAGCGTTTCCCCGAGCCTGAAATCACATGAAAACTCCCGTGCTGCCCGCGTGCCCGCATCAACCCAAACCCTACACCGGCCCTTCGGCCGAGGAGGTGCTGGCCACGCGCCGGCAATTTCTAAATCCGGCCATTTTTCATTACTACAAGCGGCCGCTGATGATTGTGGAAGGCAAGGGCCAGTGGCTCTTTGACGAACAGGGCCGGCGCTATCTGGACGGCTTCGGCGGCATTGTCACCGTCAGCGTCGGGCATTGTCACCCGCACGTCGTGGCCGCCGCGCACGCGCAGAACGAAACCATCCAGCACACCACGACGATCTACCTGCACCCGGGCATTGCGCTTTATGCGAGGGAGCTGGCCGCCAAGATGCCGGGCGACCTCAAGGTGGTTTACTTCGTCAATTCCGGTTCCGAGGCGAACGACCTCGCGCTGCTGATGGCCCGCGCCTACACGGGCAATT
Protein-coding regions in this window:
- a CDS encoding CoA-acylating methylmalonate-semialdehyde dehydrogenase translates to MAATLEPCPFFIGGEWVQPRLAGTPVFNPSVGEVIAECPAGTAAEVNAAVEAAQAAFPAWMQTPVVERVRILARFKMLLEENFEAIVRCNTREHGKTLVESRGDVKRGLEVIEFALGVPSLMMGEVLENVARGIDCEAIRQPLGVCAGITPFNFPAMVPLWMYPIAIACGNTFVLKPSEKVPLTALKIARLLEQAGLPKGVLNIVHGGREVVDALLTHPKVRAISFVGSTPIARYIYEVGTRHGKRVQANGGAKNYVIIMPDADVENTTRGVIEAAFGCAGERCMAGSTAVLVRGAEQTVLPTLVEATQRLKVGPTDRDAQPDMGAVITRQHRDRVVQLIEAGVAEGAKIPADGRRVKIPEAPKGFYVGPTILDHVDHQMTVAREEIFGPVLNVMHMEDLNDAIDLANRSCYGNGASIFTRSGKAAREFKHRVKAGMVGINIGVPASMAWFPFNGWDESFFGDLHMQGKEGVQFFTQLKVTTSRWFSYGEEDIWHREK
- a CDS encoding four helix bundle protein; its protein translation is MSDEPKHRTASADGKVQSCRDLLVWQKGISLAKMICRITAEFPPEEKFGLISQMRRAAVSVPSNIAEGQARHTSGGFVQFISHAEGSLAELDTQLTLAAGLGFLSTQESLPCADSIHEQRRMLNGLRRVVSGQKPAAPSGQR
- a CDS encoding hydantoinase/carbamoylase family amidase; protein product: MNAPLHPERTIAELKELRTLTADANGAQRVAFTPTWVRARAWLREKVAGLPLEIHDDAAGNTWFTLRGESDRALLIGGHMDSVPNGGWLDGCLNVLAGVEILRRLNAQYHGRPPVTVRLVDWADEEGARFGKSLFGSSACSGHLDMAEARGLQDKDGIRLPDALKQVGIDFERLKDSGRELRGAAAYLELHIEQGPVLLDLDLPLGAVLGTFGVERHAITFHGQAAHSGSTPMNRRKDALLAAARMSPEIYRIAERSGAGVCTIGSCSTKPGIVTSVVEQCRITLDQRHLDAAQLAQMLAEAKAASERFAREGRVDVSWERLWQIAPRPFAPELIELCDEAIRETCGRSHRLPSGPLHDAAEVAAAGIPTVMMFVQSLHGISHNKIEDTREEHLALSVIALDKLAEKVMRWIQARG
- the hydA gene encoding dihydropyrimidinase — encoded protein: MSLLIKNGEIVTASERYVADILCENETIARIDRGITPPKGAEVIDARGKFVFPGFIDPHVHIYLPFMGTFAKDDYRTGSQAALVGGTTTLIEMCCPARSDDALKSFELWRGKAEGKSACDFTFHMGVTRFDARTERQLREIVRRGISSFKIFLAYKGAFGIDDTELYRTLKLAKELGVIVTAHCENETLVTERCRELLAAGKTGPGFHEPSRPVQVEAEGVHHLMTFAELTGAATYIVHLSCREALAEAVAARQRGVRVAVETLIQYLTLDKTYAEKPRFEGAKYVMSPPLRDKCNQDILWHGLRDGLIQTVATDHAPFDFRKQKAMGKNDFTKIPNGIPSLEDRINLLYTHGVKAGRIDLHTFVNVASTQAAKLFGLFPRKGAIQPGADADLVVYDPRYRSRISVKTQHMNLDYSAFEGWKIAGRPSVVTVRGQIAVRDGKFVGKIGHGKFLARQPGHF
- the preA gene encoding NAD-dependent dihydropyrimidine dehydrogenase subunit PreA; amino-acid sequence: MPTLATTVDGLKLPNPFVIGSGPPGTNLNVITKAFQEGWGAVIAKTVSLDAAKVINVTPRYAKLHSADGQEVIGWENIELISDRPFKLWEGEFKKCKDLFPDRVLIASVMEEYRKDAWVEIIERCQACGVDGFELNFSCPHGLPERKMGAAMGENPEILHEVVGWVMSVAKKPVWAKMTPNVTHIEDPSRAALQAGATGISAINTIRSVMGVNLDTLRPEPNVEGYTTPGGYSSRAIKPIALRMVMEAAQLIRREFPGRSLSAIGGVESGHDAAEFILLGADTVQVCTGVMKFGYAHVRPMCDQLLAFMAKHNFATLADFKGRSLDYFTTHADLVRRQAERKAAQKAAAGGKAVRSDAEWTGDEFVKQSNALSR